In a single window of the Kwoniella shandongensis chromosome 5, complete sequence genome:
- a CDS encoding 60S ribosomal protein eL18 → MGIDIRHHHVKKGNRQAPKSEDPYLLLLVKLYRFLARRTDSRFNRVILKRLFMSKINRPPISISRIVKETKGSNPDNSKTVVVVGPILDDERLPEVPKLSIAALRFSTAARERIVAAGGEAITLDQLALRAPTGTNTVLLRGKRNVREAVKHFGGPLKGGKPYIESKGRKFEKARGRRKSKGFKIKSTHK, encoded by the exons ATGGGTATCGATATCCGTCACCACCACGTCAAGAAGGGAAACCGACAGGCTCCCAAGTCTGAGGACCCTTATCTCCTCTTGCTTGTCAAGCTCTACCGATTCTTGGCCCGAAGGACCGACTCTAGGTTCAACCGAGTCATTCTCAAGAGATTGTTTATGAGCAAG ATCAACCGACCCCCTATTTCCATCTCCCGAATCGTCAAGGAGACCAAGGGTTCCAACCCCGACAACTCCAAGaccgttgtcgttgtcggccctatcctcgacgacgagcgaCTCCCCGAGGTTCCCAAGCTCTCCATCGCCGCTCTCCGATTCTCCACCGCTGCCCGTGAGCGAATTGTCGCCGCCGGCGGTGAGGCTATCACCCTCGACCAGCTCGCCCTCCGAGCCCCCACCGGTACCAACACCGTCCTCCTCCGAGGCAAGAGGAACGTCCGAGAGGCCGTCAAGCACTTTGGTGGACCCCTCAAGGGCGGTAAGCCTTACATCGAGAGCAAGGGTAGGAAGTTCGAGAAGGCCCGTGGTAGGAGAAAG TCGAAGGGTTTCAAGATCAAGTCCACCCACAAGTAA